caagtccatccgtgatgtgatacatttcatgaaagtatgtGTTTAAttaactgttttactgttctgcttactaggctttagtagctcatcccctttccctaacccctaggtttgcaggaccAGAGATAGCACAgggagtcagcaagggtaatggccatggttatgtcatgtaaaagagtgttagtggacatgtaatgtaatgaaatgtaaaatgatgtaatgtaaaataatataatgaggattagtattgtgcgtGGCCCTAgtgtttattgtaaatccctgttgtacatgatcttgatgtaaatgtttaatgatgagacATGTTGAActaggcttgacatatgagatgttgacccaactggagcatttgatgagggctccagtaaggggttttacgTTTAcaattatggtgcatgcacaggttaagcttggtatatggaaagtttaaagttttatgaaaatgtatgatcatgtatgagattttatcaggtgtacaggttgtatagtaggcttactacgggtcccgatgaccttaagtcgatttggatcctagcgccggtagcagtccgatttccaggtcgttacaggcgtagaatgggtctcgacctggactttcataccgtatcatatcatatcatatcatatcaagggccaatgggtcatccaacatccatccacatcaacatcatattatgcaatgcgtcatattcgtgaattctaatgcaatacaacctattacatacatggcattcatgatgcatgaacatgcttaaaagtttaattgctttgaaataaaaagagttgtgttctactcacctctggctgatattcaactgactctgaagcagctatctcactgctggtcacctcggttcctcaggtccgatcctacataggtggactcaaatgagggaccaaacatactttataaggactctaaacatctccccaaaaaactccctaaaacactataaaacatgcatagagaacaggcaaaggaaggttgggcaggggacttttggcaacaggttcggcggccgaaggtccctccagatccgaaagtcaggcacttacgggggcaggttcgacggccgaaactctcctccagagccgaaagtccaaacttttgtgGGCGagattaggcggccaaaactgcctccacaggcaggttcggcggccgaacctgggttcttcagaatggcagaacccgattctgcctcttaCACCCAGCCACCAGaaacctcacaacatgcattcaactatactaaaacatgcataaacacttattcaagcatataggggcataaaactagcctataccccaacaaacatcacatagcatcacatttatcatacatttaataaaaaccaacataaaccctaacattctaAATCCACTCTAgtcatgcattaaacacccttaaaaccccttaaaactcacttaaaacataaaagaatgtgatgatctacacttacctcttgaagatcaagaggagatgcgatcccaaacttggagatatggaggaatgagctccgggggtctccaagtttcaaaactttgatcttagcttaaaatcttcaaaacaaaggtaaaagctcatcaaaacttgaaggaaaagaaggaaaacacaaaatcaaccatgggagggcgaaatctcacctatacccgaaaatagagagagaaaactcgcccatttttggaaaatgagccttttataggtggctggccagaccaccttcgggagccaaaagagcttccgcaagctcccaatgttcggcggccgaacctgagtttttcctttatgactttttctttcaaaactcaatttattttttcgttaaaactataaaaacatataaaaacatttcaaaagacctttattttatcattttaaaaggTTCCGAAATTCTAGAATTCCGGATtctaatggagattccgccggaaggtaggaattccgatgacGGAGTCTAACCGGATATTACAGTTACTCGTATTGAGATCATATTAGGAATAactctatttttattataataatttaaattattttaaatttaaaatattaaataaataaattatttttattattttgttaagatATATGTTATGGGACTTATAAAAGCTGTTTAATTGAGTATTAACTAATTTgacaataattaataattttctttttataattatttgccACGCTGTAATTTAAAAGGCACTTTatctagtaatttttttttaactttttagaaaattattaatttattcctaTTTAAAAATCactcaattaattttatttttaaattttataaaattaaattttataaaattaaattttattaatagggACCACGGCGTCGTTTCTGTCTAATGAAGGAAGAGGTCGAGGGGCCAATTGACAAATGAATCAACATTACGAGGCCATTTCATAAAAGACTAAAAACCTAATGATATGGGCTTGCAATCTCTCAGCAGCAAGCAGTCAGCAGCCATCACTCGACTCTCAGCAGCAAAACTCCATTTCAGAGAGAAGAGAATAAGCCAAGCATTACCAAATAAGCAAGGAAATGGCGACTACTCTCGTAAACAAGACATCAATAACTAATCAAACCCAACGCTTCTTTCGATTGTCTTTCAACTTTCTTAAAAGCTTTAGCACTTCTTCTCCCTCGCCTAATCCCTCTTCCACTGCTTCGGCTTCCAATAAACCAAAgcgaaaaaagaagaagaacctGTTCGAAGTCGCCCAGTTTTTGCCCAATTGGGGAATCGGTTATCACATGGCTAAATCTCATTGGCAAAATGTCTCTTATGAAATCACCAAGATCAATCTATACAAGgtctttcccttttattttatttatatgtttttcTCGCGTTTACATATGAAAAAATAGCGATTATGTAATAACACTAGGGTGTTGGGTTGAATCTCTGGTTATTTCGGATTGCTGTTTAGTTTTCAAGTTTTTACTGTTCAAACAAGTGAGATAGTTGGATTGCATAAACAAtggagtttttattttattatatatattaatttgctAAAAAGGGTATATGGTTGGTGGTTCTGCTGCAGGATGGTAGGCATGGAAAAGCGTGGGGGATTGCTTATAAAGATGGTCAGTGTTAACCTTGTTATTTTGCAGTTTCCTTTGTAATTCGAAGTTATAATTGGAGATTTCTCACTATAATTGAATACTCATTGATCAAAATTTAGTGAACTTGACATTAACAGTGTTTGGTTCAATTCTATGATTACAGTTAtatggaattcaattgaattcaagatagaattaattttaaatgaatttcacTGTTTGTTTTGATATAACTTAAAATGCAGAATTCAATTGAATACCATATAATTTCTGTTTGGTTTAATTtcagaattaaaatttatttgctcTCAATTCCTAAATTACCCttatggatatatatatatataaccaaTTCCATAAAATTCAATTCATGGAAATGAATTCTGATTTTCCTTCAAACCAAACACATAAAAtatggaattcaattgaattccacaAAATTTTAGGAATTGAAATTGAACCAAACATAGTGTAAGGAATTGTCAGAGGCTGCTTAGTGGAAAAAAGATGTGATTAGCAGTAAACTCTAGATGTTTCTTCAAGTTATAGGTTTAATAAAGGTAGAGCCTTAGAGGTTTAGCTTGCAAGATTTTGAAACCACAGAGAAGCAGTTTTACTTAGATATCTTGATCGTGAGGTGCTTTACAAACCCACTtgcttagtttaatttttatactgttTGTCATGGACTTAGGAGAACCACATCCTAAAACCTAGCTATTGAGGTGGGAGAGCCCTAATCCATTTAAACCCACATAGAATTCTCATATTTTCCACGTGAGATTCCAAGTCTCATTCCTGGCGCAACTAGTATCATCACCTTCCCCGTGATTACGCACCAAATGTCCTCTGCAACTCTTACTCCTACTGATATTGGTCCTGCTCAGGAACCTTGTGTAGCTCTTACTCCTATCCACACTAGCCTAGCTCAGGAATCTTTGGTAGCTCTTAGTCCTATCAACACTAGCCTAGCTCATGAAATCTTTGGTAGTTCTTATTCCTATAAGCACTGCCTGGCTTGGGTTAGTTTCTCCATGAGGCTGCCAGTTGTTTTAGTTTGGCTTCCAATGTACCCTTTTCTGAGTCTCAAGCTGCACACGCACAGGGGTCAGTTTAGATTTAGGTGAACCACACCTCAGAAGTTAGCTATTGAGGTGGGAGAAGCCAAGTCCATTTACACCCCACATTGAATTTATTCTTTCAATTTGTGATTCTAAGTCCCAACTTTGCCCAACTAGGATCATAAGTTCATAACCAGATTGACTAATGGAAGCCCTATATTGatgaattttgatttatttgatATAGAACAACTGAAGATTTTTCCTGTTACGGTTTCACTTCTTGATAGATAAACTTGTCTTCCCATAACTCTAACATCGAAGTATTTGGAGGGTTGGTTAGTTTCATAGGGAAAGAAGTTGGTAGTTAGATTAGTTGTTAGAGCTGTTAGAGGTGACTGTTATTGGGGGcagttattatatttataaacttaCTGTGAGAGTGAGAGTTTAAGTAAGAGAATATCTGTAACCCTAGATtcatttaagaattaaataacaATCAACTATTTTTCACTCTCAATATTCTTCTTctgttctctctctctttctcatcTATCTTCTCCCAAATAttattctctcttcttttactattctcttctttcttctgtAGAAACCCTAATATAAGGGCTGCTAGTGACACATCCATAGAGGATCTTAAATGACTTCCTATTCTTATTTCTTCTGTATATTTTTTGTGGCTTGAGTTTTGCTTATGGTTCAAGAATTGACTTGCATGCAAAATGCTGGGACTCTATACTTGTAGCATTTGGTGATAATTGCTCAACATAATTGAGTCATTGGATATGTTACTAAGATTCTGATGCTAAATGTAACTGAACTAAATGTTTGGGGCTGCATTTTTTAAGTCGTTATAAACCATTTTTTGAATCATCATACCAATAGCTACACTTGTgtccaaaagaaagaagaaatttCTGTAGTGAGGAACACTGATTAATTTAGGTGAGTGTATCAAAGCACTATCCTAGTCCAATTGAATATAAATGTCTCTTTAGGTCATTTATTCTTTATAAAACAAAGAACTGTGGTCCTGGTTAAGTTGTCTGCTCATTGTTCTTACAGAAACATGTCCTAAATGATTCATGGAAACGTTTTTACACTGTTTGGATGGGATTGTCACATGGAAttgtttttatttctttttgccTGATCTCCTCTTTAATAGTTATAGTCATACAGTGCATCTTTTTCTGTTTCTTTTGTGTTATCAGTCATCACCTTTTCTTTTAGAACATATATGTGGCCCTAGACCTGCAGATAAGAAAAAACTGATGGCAGTAATGGTGTTTCATTTGTATGCCATTTATGCCCTGTGGTAGCAACCTCTTTAAAGTAGACTTGTTTCTTTGTGCAAGTTTAATATGTTTACCGATGAAGTGCTAGCTGTCAATGGAATTTGCTTCGCTTTAGTATTATTTTGTTTAATATGGCAGTGAAATTGATCTGATTAGTATTTAGTACAGGAATTCCTGCTGATGCTCCAAAGAAGATAAGTGGAGTTCATAAGCGTTGCTGGAGGTATATTCCAAGCTTAACAAAATCATTGGAGAGAAAGCCACCTTCACCAAAATCTACAGAAACTGCCTCAGAGATTGAAGCTCAGGCAGCTTGATGCATTTTCATTTTTTACTGAGGACCAGTAgcctgaccatatgaacctgctCCCTTATTTTTAGGGTTGATAACCTCAGTTTAAGAGTTGCATTTTTGGATGTCTTGTGGCCCTGTACCATCTTATTTTCTGGATGTTTTGttgctttttttttctatataacATCCTTGTTCGATGAAAAGGCAGTAGAAACTTGAATATGCAATCAGCAAATTTTGAACATTCTTTTGTATGCACTGTAACTTCTTTTTGGAATGGATTTTGAGTTCTACTCTTATAATTCATACCTAATGGATTTGTGTACTGTTGTGTGAGCATATCAGCTTGTTTATGCGTGCTGAATTTTTCCTCTTCTATACATAGATTTTGCAATTAAACTATGGGTTATGGTCTTGCTTGCAGAAATGTCCTCCCACTGTTCTTTTGCAATTCCGCTTCAAAATATATATTGGGAGGTTGAGCATTCAAAATTTTGTGTGGAGATTATGAGTGTTGTCTGATGCAAGTCAGTTGTCTGTATGGCCAAAAAATGAGAAAATGGACCTCCTGTGTATGCTTATCTGACACTCGATGAAATTTCTCTCGGAAACTCCTTTTTGCATATAACCTGATTATGAATAGCCTCATTAGTAAATTCGTCAAATAAAAGGATCAAACATGGCAGTTGGTATTAAATAA
This is a stretch of genomic DNA from Manihot esculenta cultivar AM560-2 chromosome 2, M.esculenta_v8, whole genome shotgun sequence. It encodes these proteins:
- the LOC110606153 gene encoding uncharacterized protein LOC110606153, producing MATTLVNKTSITNQTQRFFRLSFNFLKSFSTSSPSPNPSSTASASNKPKRKKKKNLFEVAQFLPNWGIGYHMAKSHWQNVSYEITKINLYKDGRHGKAWGIAYKDGIPADAPKKISGVHKRCWRYIPSLTKSLERKPPSPKSTETASEIEAQAA